One window of Thermoanaerobaculia bacterium genomic DNA carries:
- a CDS encoding pyridoxal-dependent decarboxylase translates to MTPEEFRRHAHAVVDWIADYRARVPELPVMARVEPGALRDALPADPPEQAEPFEAILADLDRAIVPALTHWQHPGFFAFFPSNGELSSVLGDFVSTGLGVLGLSWQACPALTELEEVATDWLRRMTGLSEAWSGVIQDTASTSTLVALLCARERTTGYAMVRGGTAGEGPLSVYCSEQSHSSVEKAALLAGFGRLHVRKVAVDAVYALRPDALAEMVAEDLARGVRPCAVVATTGTTATTAMDPVDAIAEVARAHGLWLHVDAAMAGSAMILPECRRLWEGIEKADSIVMNPHKWLGAAFDCSVHFVRDPQHLVRVMSTNPSYLRSAVDEKVTNYRDWGIPLGRRFRALKLWFLIRSEGAEGLRRRLRRDIENARWLEEQVRGGAGWRVLAPVALQTVCVRHEPPGLGGDALDRHTLAWAARVNASGKAYVTPALLDGRWMVRVSIGALATEREDVEKLWELMIAEAEPADPDPS, encoded by the coding sequence ATGACGCCCGAAGAATTCCGCCGCCACGCTCACGCCGTCGTCGACTGGATCGCCGATTACCGCGCCCGCGTTCCGGAGCTCCCCGTGATGGCGCGCGTCGAGCCCGGCGCGCTGCGCGATGCCCTTCCCGCCGACCCGCCGGAGCAGGCCGAGCCGTTCGAGGCGATCCTGGCCGATCTCGACCGCGCGATCGTCCCCGCGCTCACGCACTGGCAGCATCCCGGTTTCTTCGCGTTCTTCCCGTCCAACGGCGAGCTCTCTTCCGTCCTGGGCGACTTCGTCTCGACGGGTCTCGGCGTCCTGGGGCTTTCGTGGCAAGCCTGCCCGGCGCTGACCGAGCTCGAGGAGGTCGCCACCGACTGGCTGCGGCGGATGACCGGGCTGTCGGAAGCCTGGAGCGGCGTCATCCAGGACACCGCGTCGACGTCGACTCTGGTCGCGCTCCTCTGCGCGCGCGAAAGGACGACCGGTTACGCGATGGTCCGCGGCGGCACCGCCGGCGAGGGTCCGCTGTCCGTGTACTGCTCGGAGCAGAGCCACAGCTCGGTCGAGAAGGCGGCCCTGCTCGCGGGCTTCGGGCGCTTGCACGTCCGAAAGGTCGCCGTCGACGCCGTGTATGCCCTGCGGCCGGACGCTCTCGCCGAAATGGTGGCGGAAGATCTCGCCCGCGGCGTCCGCCCGTGCGCGGTCGTCGCGACGACCGGCACGACGGCGACGACCGCCATGGATCCCGTCGACGCGATCGCCGAGGTCGCCCGCGCGCACGGTCTCTGGCTGCACGTGGACGCCGCGATGGCGGGCTCCGCGATGATCCTTCCGGAGTGCCGGCGGCTCTGGGAAGGGATCGAGAAGGCCGACTCGATCGTGATGAACCCGCACAAGTGGCTGGGCGCCGCGTTCGACTGCTCGGTCCATTTCGTCCGCGATCCGCAGCATCTCGTCCGGGTGATGAGCACCAACCCGAGCTATCTGCGGAGCGCCGTCGACGAGAAGGTGACGAACTACCGGGACTGGGGGATCCCGCTCGGCCGCCGGTTCCGCGCGCTGAAGCTCTGGTTCCTCATCCGTTCGGAAGGGGCCGAGGGACTCCGCCGGCGGCTGCGGCGCGACATCGAGAACGCCCGGTGGCTCGAAGAGCAGGTCCGCGGGGGCGCCGGATGGCGCGTCCTCGCCCCGGTCGCGCTCCAGACCGTCTGCGTGCGCCATGAGCCTCCCGGACTCGGGGGCGACGCGCTCGACCGGCACACCCTCGCCTGGGCCGCGCGCGTCAACGCCTCGGGAAAGGCGTACGTGACGCCGGCCCTCCTCGACGGCCGCTGGATGGTGCGCGTGTCGATCGGGGCGCTCGCGACGGAGCGGGAGGACGTCGAGAAGCTCTGGGAGCTCAT
- the larB gene encoding nickel pincer cofactor biosynthesis protein LarB: MTADFTLDFDRVRRLGFPEVVLASGKDAGQISAIVRQLSRENDVLVTRLSPEAWDELSREALPGRADYDPRSRTLILHVGKPNRPVPGDVAIVTAGTADIDVAEEARRTLEYLGVSSRIIADVGVAGVVRLLGKLEEIERADVVIAVAGMEGAMFSVIGGLVGRPILCVPTSRGYGANFAGLSPLLSALSSCANGMVAVNIDSGYGAAMGAFRILSKGPKTWQRPRESGASASRPRSTSTARRSASTGARRKRS; this comes from the coding sequence ATGACTGCGGATTTCACCCTGGATTTCGACCGTGTCCGCCGGCTCGGATTTCCGGAAGTCGTGCTCGCCTCGGGAAAGGACGCCGGGCAGATCTCGGCCATCGTGCGGCAGCTCTCCCGTGAGAACGACGTGCTCGTCACGCGGCTTTCCCCCGAGGCGTGGGACGAGCTCTCGCGCGAGGCTCTCCCCGGAAGGGCGGATTACGATCCCCGCTCCCGCACGCTGATCCTCCATGTCGGAAAGCCCAACCGTCCGGTACCGGGGGACGTGGCAATCGTGACGGCAGGGACGGCCGACATCGACGTCGCGGAGGAGGCGCGCCGCACGCTCGAGTATCTCGGCGTCTCCTCGCGGATCATCGCGGACGTGGGCGTGGCGGGGGTCGTGCGGCTGCTCGGCAAGCTCGAGGAGATCGAGCGCGCCGACGTCGTGATCGCGGTCGCCGGGATGGAAGGCGCGATGTTCTCGGTGATCGGCGGGCTCGTCGGGCGGCCGATCCTCTGCGTCCCGACCTCGCGGGGCTACGGCGCGAACTTCGCCGGGCTCTCGCCGCTCCTTTCGGCGCTCTCTTCGTGCGCCAACGGCATGGTCGCCGTCAACATCGATTCCGGATACGGCGCGGCGATGGGCGCCTTCCGAATTCTTTCGAAAGGACCGAAGACATGGCAAAGACCCAGGGAAAGCGGCGCGTCGGCAAGTCGGCCGAGGAGTACGTCCACGGCGCGGCGGTCGGCGTCGACCGGCGCAAGAAGAAAGCGCTCCTAG
- a CDS encoding deoxyhypusine synthase family protein: MAKTQGKRRVGKSAEEYVHGAAVGVDRRKKKALLGRPTTPVKIEADTTVSELLDQYRDISFQARALGRCAEVFEKALRDKDRPTIFLGLAGSLIAAGMRQVIVDLVENNMVDVIVSTGAIVSQDYYQVRGGRHYHGTPDIDDRMLRDLYIDRLYDTFIDEEKYWETDLAVSQFADRLAGKALSSRAFLRLLAETARHDEGSILGACARRNVPLFVPALNDSSIGIGLTEHYHRARQAGKEPFIISSIRDNYELTQIVVKSKCTAALYISGGVPKNYINDSIVMSYIFGLDTGGHRYALQVTTDAPHWGGLGGSTLSEATSWGKVSKTATHEMAFVETSVALPMLYAYALQKNAARGRKRLKYVWKDDILESMTAK; the protein is encoded by the coding sequence ATGGCAAAGACCCAGGGAAAGCGGCGCGTCGGCAAGTCGGCCGAGGAGTACGTCCACGGCGCGGCGGTCGGCGTCGACCGGCGCAAGAAGAAAGCGCTCCTAGGCCGGCCGACCACCCCGGTCAAGATCGAGGCCGACACGACGGTCTCGGAGCTCCTCGACCAGTACCGCGACATCTCCTTCCAGGCGCGGGCGCTGGGGCGCTGCGCCGAGGTCTTCGAGAAGGCGCTGCGCGACAAGGACCGTCCGACGATCTTCCTCGGCCTCGCCGGATCGCTGATCGCCGCGGGGATGCGGCAGGTCATCGTCGATCTCGTCGAGAACAACATGGTCGACGTGATCGTCTCGACGGGAGCGATCGTCTCGCAGGACTACTACCAGGTGCGCGGCGGGCGGCACTACCACGGGACCCCCGACATCGACGACCGGATGCTCCGCGACCTCTACATCGACCGCCTCTACGACACGTTCATCGACGAGGAGAAGTACTGGGAGACCGACTTGGCGGTGTCGCAGTTCGCGGACCGGCTCGCGGGGAAGGCGCTCTCCTCGCGCGCGTTCCTGCGCCTGCTCGCCGAGACCGCGCGGCACGACGAGGGGTCGATCCTCGGCGCCTGCGCGCGACGCAACGTCCCCCTGTTCGTGCCCGCGTTGAACGACTCGTCGATCGGCATCGGGCTGACCGAGCACTACCACCGCGCGCGCCAGGCCGGGAAGGAGCCGTTCATCATCTCGTCGATCCGCGACAACTACGAGCTCACCCAGATCGTCGTCAAGTCCAAATGCACCGCCGCGCTCTACATCTCCGGCGGGGTGCCGAAGAATTACATCAACGACTCGATCGTGATGAGCTACATCTTCGGGCTCGACACCGGCGGCCACCGATACGCGCTGCAGGTGACGACCGACGCGCCCCACTGGGGCGGCCTCGGCGGCTCGACGCTCTCGGAAGCGACCTCGTGGGGGAAGGTGTCGAAGACCGCGACCCACGAGATGGCGTTCGTCGAGACGTCCGTCGCGCTCCCGATGCTCTATGCCTACGCGCTCCAGAAGAACGCCGCGCGGGGCCGGAAGCGCCTGAAGTACGTCTGGAAGGACGACATTCTCGAGAGCATGACGGCGAAGTAA
- a CDS encoding DinB family protein: MTENERLLDQLRRAYRGGAFHGPAVFEILEGVSAETAAAKPLAGAHSIWELVRHVATWNRIPVQRIRERRAIDPIDAENFPVVGDPSESAWSAAKQELSASADDVAATIEALPAERFAEIVPGRTYTVVAMLDGVIQHALYHAGQMALVKKASGK, from the coding sequence ATGACCGAAAACGAACGTCTGCTCGACCAGCTCCGGCGCGCCTACCGCGGCGGGGCCTTCCACGGCCCCGCCGTCTTCGAGATCCTCGAGGGCGTGAGCGCGGAAACCGCGGCCGCGAAGCCCCTCGCCGGCGCGCACTCGATCTGGGAGCTCGTGCGGCACGTCGCGACATGGAACCGGATCCCGGTGCAGCGGATCCGCGAGCGCCGCGCGATCGACCCGATCGACGCCGAGAATTTTCCGGTGGTCGGCGACCCGTCGGAATCCGCGTGGTCGGCCGCGAAGCAGGAGCTGTCGGCCTCGGCCGACGACGTGGCCGCGACGATCGAAGCGCTTCCCGCCGAGCGGTTCGCCGAGATCGTGCCCGGACGCACCTACACCGTCGTCGCGATGCTCGACGGCGTCATCCAGCATGCGCTCTACCACGCCGGGCAGATGGCGCTCGTGAAGAAGGCGAGCGGAAAATGA